The sequence below is a genomic window from Novosphingobium sp. KACC 22771.
TGGCTGCCACCCCATGTTTGGAGGCCGAGTAGGCGATCGTGTAGGCAATGCCCTGCAATGCGGCGGTCGAGGCGGTGTTGACGATATTGCCCTTTGATTGGATCAGATGCGGCAAGGCCGCCTGACACAGGGCAAACACGCTGGTGGTATTGACCCGCAGCACCCGTTCGAAATCCTCGATGGCGAAAGTTTCCGAAGGCCCCCATTTAAGGACGCCCGAGATGTTGCACAGCACATCCAACCCATCTTGAGCCGCAGCATCGACCAGCGCGCGGCACGAATCATTGTCCATCGCATCGAAGGGCTGGATGCGCGGTTTACGCGCCATCATGGCCGCAGTTTCAACCAGCCCTGCCTCGTTGACATCGCCGATGGTGATGTCGGCGCCCTCGGTCGCGAAACGGATGGCGGTGGCGCGCCCGATGCCGGAAGCCGCACCCGTAATCAAAATTTTCTTGCCGGAAAACAGCATCATTCTCTCCCATTTTTCTTGAATTGCGTACTACATTACTACAAAATCTACGCAAAGGAGAAAATCATGACGGTAGAGGAACGCTTGCAAAGGCTTGAGGATGATCGCGCCATACGCGATCTCAAAGCCCGCTATCTGCGCGCCTGCGACACACAGGACCCCGAGATGGTGGCCGCAACGCTGCTGCCCGAAGTGGTGGTCGCCTTTGAGGGATTCCCGCCTTTCGACAGCCGCGACGCTTTTATCGCCGTCTATCGCCAGTTCGGGTGTCAGCCCGGCATTCACGATATCCACCATGCCGCCAACGGCATCGTCACCATCGAAAGTGCCGAACGCGCAACGGCGCAATGGTCCCTGCTGTTCCATCAGGTCAATCTGAGCGCCGGCACACTCACGCAATATGGCGTGGAATATGACGACGCCTATGTGAAGCGCGATGGCCGGTGGTGGATCGCCGAAACGCGCACCACCCGCAAATCCTGCCTGCTGCAAAGCGTGGGCGAGGACGGCGCCATCAAGGTGACGGCCATGGGCAATGGGGAGAATATGCCCTCGTAGAAGCGAAGGAGGCGGTTGCAACCAAACCGCCCCCTCCTGCCCTAAACGTCCCAGCGCAGTTTCAGGCTTTCAAAGCCCATGACCGAGCCACCAAAGGCCCGCGTTTCGCCACTATCGGGAACCAGTTCGAAATCCGGGATCCGGCGCAGCCATTCGGCAAGCGAAACCATGACCTCACGCTTGGCCAGATGCGACCCCACGCAGCGGTGCGGCCCCACGCCAAAGGTGACATGGGTGTTCACTTTGCGGTCGAGGTCGATCATGTCGGGATTCTCAAACACGGTCGGATCGCGGTTGGCCACCGTATTGGGCAGGATCACGCGATCATTCTTGCGCAGCGCCACCCCCCGGAACGTGCAATCATGCGTGACGCGGCGAAACAGGTTCGACACGGCGTTGATCCGCATCAGTTCCTCGATCGCGCGCAGGAAGGCGTCGGGATCATCAAGCCTGTCGCGAAAATGCCGGCGCGCGGCGGGCGTCGTGGCCAGATAGCGCCAGATATAGGCCATCGTGTTGGTCACTGTATCCAGCCCCGCCACAAACAGCAGAAAGCCGCAGTTCAGAATATCCTGCCAGGGGTGCTGGTTACCATCGGCATCGCGGGCGGTGACAATCGCACTGGCGATATCGTTGCCCGGATTGCGCTCCTTCTCGCGGAACAGGCTTTCCAGCACGGCATAGATATCGACCACATTCTGCGCCCTTGCAGCCGGATCCGTGCTGCGGAAAAAGGTGCCTGCCAGATCGAGAAATTCCCCAAGG
It includes:
- a CDS encoding SDR family NAD(P)-dependent oxidoreductase — protein: MMLFSGKKILITGAASGIGRATAIRFATEGADITIGDVNEAGLVETAAMMARKPRIQPFDAMDNDSCRALVDAAAQDGLDVLCNISGVLKWGPSETFAIEDFERVLRVNTTSVFALCQAALPHLIQSKGNIVNTASTAALQGIAYTIAYSASKHGVAAITKGLAIEFASRGVRVNAICPGHVETPMTQTPPPAGDVDWSLVMRNAPKLLNGSCAPEDIAEMFAFLASEKARKITGALFTVDGGQLAG
- a CDS encoding nuclear transport factor 2 family protein, yielding MTVEERLQRLEDDRAIRDLKARYLRACDTQDPEMVAATLLPEVVVAFEGFPPFDSRDAFIAVYRQFGCQPGIHDIHHAANGIVTIESAERATAQWSLLFHQVNLSAGTLTQYGVEYDDAYVKRDGRWWIAETRTTRKSCLLQSVGEDGAIKVTAMGNGENMPS
- a CDS encoding cytochrome P450 — translated: MTLLFQPPRPDHVPADRIVDFDFFHIPPGMTDPAEIWHDLRRSDVPRIFYTPRNGGHWVFLDYADIVEGYRNHEIFSTYQTPIPPIEPFPVMQPQGVDPPDHNVFRRLLAPMFTPTAVRGMVEELEKRAKALIGGFADKGECDFIQDFAARYPTGTFLYLFGLSEDRLGEFLDLAGTFFRSTDPAARAQNVVDIYAVLESLFREKERNPGNDIASAIVTARDADGNQHPWQDILNCGFLLFVAGLDTVTNTMAYIWRYLATTPAARRHFRDRLDDPDAFLRAIEELMRINAVSNLFRRVTHDCTFRGVALRKNDRVILPNTVANRDPTVFENPDMIDLDRKVNTHVTFGVGPHRCVGSHLAKREVMVSLAEWLRRIPDFELVPDSGETRAFGGSVMGFESLKLRWDV